One window of the Shewanella khirikhana genome contains the following:
- a CDS encoding OsmC family protein — MSFRLQTSWQASDAPEGEFNRDHLIHFGSGQKIQASSAPEYKGNSAMVNPEESLLAALSSCHMLTFLAIAHLKRLPVKSYNDNALAELGKRDNGKLAVNYMQLNPEVEFVEGVEVSRETLEKMHEKAHANCFIANTLDCEVEIRF; from the coding sequence GTGAGTTTCCGTTTGCAGACCAGCTGGCAGGCCAGCGACGCCCCGGAAGGCGAATTTAACCGCGATCACCTCATTCATTTTGGCAGCGGCCAGAAAATTCAGGCTTCCTCGGCGCCCGAATACAAAGGCAACTCAGCCATGGTAAACCCGGAAGAAAGCCTGCTGGCGGCGCTGTCGTCCTGCCATATGCTGACCTTCCTCGCCATCGCACACTTAAAACGCCTGCCGGTGAAAAGTTATAACGACAACGCCCTGGCGGAACTGGGTAAACGCGACAACGGCAAGCTGGCGGTGAACTATATGCAGCTCAATCCCGAAGTGGAATTTGTGGAAGGCGTTGAGGTCAGCCGCGAAACACTGGAGAAAATGCACGAAAAGGCGCACGCCAACTGCTTTATCGCCAACACCCTCGACTGCGAAGTGGAAATTCGCTTCTAA
- a CDS encoding AraC family transcriptional regulator — MMNDHSPEPGLERLLSGLELSATLFFRGWVCDSWQTDTSGTGLASFHLLVAGKAWLHRPHLAPLALTAGDMLLFTKDTPHQLSFSAEPPAQMMQTPTHWPLGQTQGSAAPSQMPSQMSSEAPSEPTALICGHFDFREDKLHPLLASLPVLIHIRRDQRIGALDGLLTALIDEASRDANASEVILTRLCEAFFQCMLRQLPADEQSKLAILSRQPGLARVLDKMHSEPDAPWSLESLAAVGFYSRTRFATLFKDFTGLTPLAYLNRLRLIRARKSLLAGNTVAAVAEQAGYSDEAAFSKAYKRLFGGSPGQTRRLPQQGAST; from the coding sequence ATGATGAATGACCATAGCCCCGAGCCCGGGCTTGAGCGGCTGCTCAGCGGCCTTGAGCTCAGTGCCACCCTGTTTTTCCGCGGCTGGGTGTGTGACAGCTGGCAAACGGATACTTCGGGGACCGGGCTGGCAAGCTTTCATCTGCTGGTTGCGGGCAAGGCCTGGCTGCACCGGCCACATCTGGCACCACTGGCGCTGACAGCAGGCGACATGCTGCTGTTTACCAAAGACACGCCCCATCAGTTGAGTTTTTCCGCCGAGCCGCCCGCACAGATGATGCAAACACCCACCCACTGGCCGCTGGGGCAAACGCAGGGGTCAGCTGCGCCCTCACAGATGCCCTCACAGATGTCCTCAGAGGCGCCTTCAGAGCCAACGGCGCTGATTTGCGGTCACTTCGATTTTCGCGAGGACAAGCTGCATCCACTGCTGGCGAGTCTGCCAGTGCTGATCCATATTCGCCGTGACCAGCGCATTGGCGCCCTCGATGGCCTGCTCACGGCGCTGATTGATGAAGCAAGCCGCGATGCCAATGCAAGCGAAGTCATCCTCACCCGCCTGTGCGAGGCGTTTTTCCAGTGCATGCTGCGCCAGTTGCCTGCGGACGAGCAAAGTAAGCTGGCTATCCTCTCCCGCCAGCCCGGCCTTGCCCGGGTGCTGGACAAAATGCACAGCGAGCCCGATGCACCCTGGAGCCTGGAAAGCCTGGCGGCAGTCGGCTTTTACTCCCGTACCCGCTTTGCCACCCTGTTTAAGGACTTTACCGGGCTGACTCCGCTGGCGTATCTTAATCGCTTACGTCTGATCCGTGCCCGCAAGTCGCTGCTTGCCGGTAACACGGTTGCCGCCGTGGCCGAACAAGCGGGATACAGCGACGAAGCCGCCTTCTCCAAAGCCTATAAACGGCTGTTTGGCGGCTCGCCCGGACAGACGAGACGATTACCACAACAAGGAGCATCCACGTGA